DNA sequence from the Dreissena polymorpha isolate Duluth1 chromosome 3, UMN_Dpol_1.0, whole genome shotgun sequence genome:
GTTTGTCTGTCCATACTAGTTTAACCCTGAATGATATGTTTTATGGTACTTCTCAAGCATATGTGTGAAGAACATACAGTAAGTCTACTTTCACAGCTTACTGGTTCTACATTTATTAAACTTTTGGTGGCTGCTAATTGCTCATCATGGTAATTATGGGATGTCACAGATGTGGGCAGACCTGATTAAGAAGGGATTTTGACAGCCCAGTAAACAACAGATATTTgaatgaataattaaataaagctGTGCTCTGGGTAAATGgggtcttaatacatgtgcataaagtgtcatcccagattagcatatgcagtctcCTCAGGCTATttagggatgaaactttccacgtatatggtatttttgtttaaagtaagtcgcttcttagcaaatatccagtgcAGAGgaaaagtgttatccctgattagcctttgcagactacacaggcgAAACTGTGATAACACTTCacacttatgcattaagcccgtttttcccAGATACAAATTATTCCAGTCTCATCTTATCATATTTGCTTGTTTACCTTAGGAGGAGCATGATAAATGTAAAGCAAATGAATCAAAGAAGGTCATGCTGTTAGGTCTGATACCACCCATTGAAAAAATGGATGCATCCCTGTCTACACTGGTAAACTGCGAGTAAGTTGTAATTAAATTAATGACatatgataaacattctgaacagtCACAATATTTATGTTTACCATAAACTGATCTTATATAAAAATCAAGCAGTACACTAATTGCTATGTTTAACAACTTGAAAtgcataataaattataattatgccTATATCAGTTGTACTttgttatataaacatgtatttataatgtatctgtgtaaataatattatttgtgtgtttgctattgatttttttctttcaattaCTTCACAGACATTTATCTCTGTCCACAAATATCATTGAAAAGATAGCAAACCTGAATGGTTTGAGTAAGTTATAATGTGGGTTTGCAATAGTGCTTTATAAATGTAATAACTTGCCAAgcttttcattatttattttaataactgtGTTTGTGATGGATTGATAGCTTTGTCATTTTACTGGTTTGGGAAATAACATAGACAGCAGATGATTAATTTATGAAACTGCTTTAAAATacttattctttgaaaataactgtgttttgtaataataattcgaacactacacgcgacttgttttctatagacaaagaaggaaatcaagtgtgggttattctgtaataattattggcggagcttaatgtttcgaaagtagttccgaataaataaagaaaatattgcagtaaaatgcacgtgctaaaaccggCTCTAAaagaaattttataaatatagcatgtatataaatttaattaaacaaattgtatatttggtgataagtggcaatACCatgcctacaaagaatgttatttgttagtcaacgtaattaagaaaacatttatagcatgtcagcttttcagtagcatcaataaacttgacgtcatttagttccaacgatttttgttctcaatgaaagtgatgtcatttgcaaaatatttatgaatgaaaacaatggcatatgtttgtacaattcaatgacatCAATTAATAGTGAACtgtgtactaagaagggcggaatattgaaaaatatagttcacgtccaaaagcttggaccaaatcaatcagaatcgtgttagaatcgaaataataattttttatgatGGTTTGTTTTCGAAtgacccacagtaaggagtataggtgcgtgttatcaaatttctcgtgcttcgcactcatgatttaattcctacgaatctatactccttcgacaacaaaccatgatagaaaaatattatttcttatataTAGTGTTTGAGGTTTGCTTCAAAACCTAATTGCTGTACTTTTTGTGTATGTCTTGTTGTGGTTGAGAGTGGTTTACAGTGATATATGTTTTGTAAAGCTGAATACCATGTACCAAAACTGATGCAATGCCCAATTAGACTAGAAAAGCAATCaatcaacaaaataaacattaagatCTACAACAAGTTATATTATATACATCTATTACTTTTTAATGATCATTACAGTAAGATAGTTAATTGAATTGTGTGGTTGTAACTGTTTCTTTCTCATTTACAGAAAATCTCAAGGTACTGTCTCTTGCAAGGAATAACATCAAGTCGCTGACCGGTCTAGTAGGTGTtaacttttaaccctttgcatgctgggaaatttgtcgtctgctaaaatgacgtctgcttaatttctaaaattagcattttcttcgattttttttcaaagaatactatgagaatagcaaacagtttggatccagatgagacgccacgttctgtggcgtctcatctggatccaaactgtttgcaaacgccttcaaaattcggttcccgcactgaaagagttaacttttATTTCATAGAACTTGCTACAATTTGTGTTCATATATAGGCCATATTCACTTGTAAAagcaatttaacaattaattcaaagACTTGTTTGGTTCATGCTAATTTAAATATCTATTGAGCATAATTGATATCCTCTTACAAACtctcattaattatttatttgcttttacatatatttacaaaattagagCACGTATTACTGCATGTAAAACGCCAAATGTTCCCAAGGCTTATTACTTGTTGCACATTGCATTTTTACTTGAAACCCTTGTGTATCAGTTGCCCTTTTGATGCAATCATAAACTGTGGGGCAGGGCCATTGTTCTCCCAACTGACAAAAAGTTTTCTCCTCTAACTAGCTGGCATGAATACACATTGATTGGTTTATAACAAATTCTCTTGAAACCATGGCAGTTAGCCATAATCATCTAATCCTTATATCTTTTGCTATCTTAAAGTGCATCAGCTACGTACTTAAATCTGTGTTTGGTCTTTGATCAGGAAGCTGTTGGGGACACCCTAGAAGAGCTGTGGATCTCGTACAACAACATAGAGAAGCTGAAGGGCATCAATGTCCTCAAGAAACTCAAGGTCTGTTCATTAGTGCCATTATTGACACCAATTTTTGATACAGACAGAAAAggatgttttttttgtgttaattttAGAGAAATATTTTGTGTGATATGGAGGAGTGATTCACCTTGCTGTGTTTTTGCAACACTCTCCTATTGCCTcttttgaataaaaaatttaaCCTGTAATTAGATcagattaataaaacaattaaattataaatacatgacTGTTTATATCTGGAAATTTCCATATGTTTGTGCAAGTCAAGGCGTGTGAACCTTTTCAGTGCATGCATAACTTACTGGTAACCTGTTACGTGTACATCAGTTCCTTGCTCTTCCCTTGAAATTATGTGCCAAATAAAGCAACCGTatttaaatacatgaaaaaaggaaataaaattacaattgaaacatgaaacaaaacctggtttaaacaaataaatagtaTACTTGCTTTATCATGGCAGGCTTTTTATGATGCCTCTTGATCAGTTGCCTGAACCTTTTCTGACTCATCAGTGAGTCTACAGATTTTTCCAAACTATGTACACATCATACACTGGATAGCTGTAgccttttaagctcacctgattgctcaggttagcttttgtgatcagtctttgtccgtcatctgtCTGTCCGcccacatttgttcataaacactagaggccacatttcttgtctgatcttcatgaaacttggtcagaagctttgtccctaTGATACCTCGGTCGAGTTCAAAACTCGGttatgccgagtcaaaaactaggtcactaggtcaaaaaaagaaaaaccatgtaaacactgtagaagtcacatttcatgcccaatcttcatgttactttgtcaaaatgtttgtcttaatgatatgtagGTTGGGTtcaaagtggttccggtccgttgaaaaacatggccgccagtgggcgttgCAGTTTTCCatttttggctatagagaaaccttgtaaacactctagaggccacatttcttgtccgatcttcatgaaacgtggtcagatttgtcccaatgataccttgattgagtttgaaactgggtcatgctgggtcaaaaactaggtcactaggtcaaaaaaagaaaaaacttataaacactgtagaagtcacatttcatgcccaatctttatgtaactttgtcaaaatggttgtcttaatatgttggttgagttcaaaagtggttccagtttgTCAAAAattatggccgccagtgggcgttgaagttttccttatttggctatagtgaaaccttgtcaACTCTCTAGAGtgcacatttcttgtccgatcttcatgaaactaggtcagaagatttgtcccaatgatacctcgattgagtgcgaaactgggtcatgctgggtcaaaaactaggtaactaggtcaaaaaagagaaaaaccttgtaaacactggagAAGTCACATTTCAAGCCCAATTGTTCATGTAACttagtcaaaatgtttgtcttaatgatatgttggttgagttcaaaagtggttccggtccgttgaaaaacatggccaccagtgggctgggcagttttccttatttggctatagagaaaccttgtgaacactctagtagccacaatgatatttggtcagaatttttgttttcaagatacgagagttgagtttgaaaatggttcaagtCCGATGAAAAAAATGGCCTCTAGGGGgggcgcattttccttatatgtatatacgaatgtagtaaaaaaaagcttgtgagcactctagaagtcacattttttgcccaatcattatgaaacttggtgaaaacattggttttatttatgtcttagatgagttcaaaaatggtcccgatcggtctgaaaacatggccgcccggggatgtgtggcagttttcctaatatgactatagagaaaccttgtgaacactctagaagtcacatttttatacccccgaaggagggcataatatTGAATGCACTCTCgatctgtctgtcacacttttgcgtttattTTCACATAATGTCGCATTTACATGATAACAATTGGGAAGCAATCAATCAGTAAattggtaaacaaaacatcagAAACAGACCATTCATTGATTGTTGCTCGTCAAAATTACATCAACAATTGTGAAAACTCATCTATGTACATTAGAACAGAGGTTCTATTTAATTGCTGCATTGAAGTTTATTACCTTCTTGATTGGCACATAAATTCCCGTAATAAGCAAGAAATGTTGTGCTAGGCAGAAAACCGTGTTCATTGGCAATATGTTGAGCAACTGTTATGAATTTCATGATTCATTTCATGAAAATCCCAGGTAAACCTATACAAAAGAATGTAACTAGTAAACTGATCTTTCAGGAGGTTATCCAGTAACTTTAATAACCTGTTGCATACCTACTTTGCATaccttttacatgtacatgtataattatgcTATTAACATGTATGCAAATTTACTATGAAACATTATTATGTCTAATAAGtattgctgttgttttgttttgtataacCTGTGCACATTTTAAACGTTTTCTACATTTTTTAATTGCTACAGGTCCTGTACATCAGAGTGAACAATGTGAAAGACATGTCTGAGTTCTCCAAACTGGTCAGTTTTATGGAatatgataatttgttaaagatGTATTATGCTTGAAGGACTTTCAAATTATAAGAAGTTAACTATTCTTTCTGATGCATTGTGCAAAGGACtttaaattagggatggcaaaattattcgaatattcgattgaatggtcagcattcgaataataaaaatgatattcgcatattcgcatttttatcCAAAcataatttcaccaatatttaatgacctgcgaaccgctactaaaaagcaaccgaaatcacatgggagtaacatgtttgacgtgacgttcttcgtgtcaaactgataacgcggcctgtatcagtgttgattgcgcaatgcaatatacacgctctaagaaaggccccgactgttgtttgccaatggggtgcaaattaacggtttcaattgactggcgaataataattaagttttgtgatcacagtatgtacagccattaaaatgtgtgaattactcaaatcgcgcaatgcaatatacttactataagaaagggcccgaacagttgtcaattaggtaccaattaagggcttcaatttacttgcgaataataatttagtttttgtgatcacagtttaaACAGACATTTAAGTATGTGAATTACtaaaaagtaacagatgatataaactaaacaatcatcaaggaatcataattcaaatctgaaaatgccaccagccccttctgcagtatggaatactttacacggtctgtggataagaagaccgcaacgtgtaatgtgtgtaaacttagttttaccaATGGGcagtctgctacaaatctgtgaaatcattaaaaaataaaattctatgacacgatgtttttcattctatttgtgcccgatcacagtatcggtcatagtattagtcgacagcaaTACAAtttttcgatagcaacgttaataaatagcctcgtatttagcaaacggatataacttacaaaccaatggaaatttacacataacaaggtaaaatcaatccagccgttttatgcaaatattcgattgaatgaatttgcgaacattcgaataccgattttggtattcgatgccatccctacttTAAATGTTATGCATGGAGACAGAGGTTGTCAGACTTCACTTTTGTCTGAACACTCTTCAACAACACGTGTCAAATTTGCGATATGGTTATCTTTATTCTGATGAGacacataaatgtaaacattacagATAGGCTTATAGCAAGTCTAAATAATTTTTCTTTgtcttaaaaaaacgttcaaaaTAGTCGCTGTAATTTCACACTACATTTAAGTAGCCTATAACTCTTGCCACTGTACAGGTTGATCTTCCAAACATGAAGGAGCTGGGGTTTGTTGGCAACCCGCTGGCAGATTCCCTGATGGAGAGTGGCCAGGAGGTGTACACAGAGACCATCACCAAGAAGCTGCCCAAGCTAAAGCGGCTTGATGGTACGTCTGAAACCTCAGAATACTGTCACAGACTTAACTGTGGCTTGAAGAATTTTTCATTTATGGTTGAATTTGACATGTCTAAATGTTCTGCAAATGCACAAATGTAAAGTATTAGATTTTCTTGTTCCAAAGCTTAGTATCACTAACACTTATTGAAGAAATTTTCAAATTCATAAAAAGCATATGATAATTCTTTATTAATACTGGCTTAGATCTTGAACAAATTTTAGGCAGATACATGTTTTTCGGTGTCAGAAGATCTTATTACACAAACATTTGTAGCTCTGCGTTtttgaagaaaacccgaggtattgtcatagccagctcgtcgtccgccgtccgcgtcgtgctaaaaccttaacattttgttaaggttttgaacattggctctaaaatcaaattgcttcaacatacaactttgaaacttcatatgtagatgcactttgatgagttctacacgccacacccatttttggattaataggtcaaaggttaaggttactgtgacctttaaaaataataatctgacaagctttcatttattcaaaactgcacccgtagccgagcgtggcacctgttatgcggtgctcttgtttactttaTACGTCGGTCATCAGATGCAACTTTGCAATGTCTAGCTCTCcaaataagtatatgttacttgTTTGTTGGTTCTTGAAGCTGCATTAcatttgttattattaaatatatacaaaaaataatataaatctcATGAAAATTTACAGTTTGCATACAGTCTGCGCTGTGAAGCCATGCTTTCTTGTATGCTTTATGATTAATAAAGTTAAGGCCATCTTAAACTTGCTAAAAAAGGGGTTTTGTCCTATGGAAATTACACATTGGCTGGATGTTTTTGAGTTCACTCCATGAACAAACTTGCTGTGAGCATATACATATATGTGAGTATATGATTGATCTAAATGCCAACTGGGGACCCATATTGTCTATGTGTTTCTATGTGTTTCCAGGTTTCACTGTGATTCGACAGgatgaagaggaggaggaggctTAAGAATGATACATTTGTCTGTGAGCTCTGTTAATGATTTGAAGCTTGTAGTTGTCcagttactacataccaaatcaAATGGACAATTTGATGTGGAGCTTTTTCTTATCAAGTTATGTGCTCATCATTGGACATTTCTTGTACTTATACATTCACAATCTGCAACCATCAACTATAATAATCAACATTATGCAGATCTATTTTCATTATTACAGTTTGAAGGAGTATACTGGAGTCACTAAGTTGAATGATTGATCTGTTGGTCACTTTGCATAACTTTTCCTTCAATTTATTACGATAATCAATTAAacttctattattatttttttattcataaggAATTAAAATGAAGAGCCTATTTTTCCCCCTTAAAAACTTCTCACTATTTGTATTCATAAGGAATAAAAGTGAAGACCCTATTTTTTCCCCTTTACAAAATGGCAGACTGACAACCATCTTGGATATATGAAACTTCCAACCTTTTTAGACAAACCCACCTGGCTACTGTCATGGCAATATTATCACATAGAAAGTTAAATATTCAGCACTTGTAAATACAAACCTCTGAAGTTGTGTCAGTATGAAAGCTGTGTTTCATAACCTTTTTGCACACCTTAATTGAGAATAaccttaaatataaaaatgttttaaataacctATTTGCACAACTTTTGGCACACTATTGCATGCTTTGAGTgggggaaaaaaaaataaaaatgcatatcagTGTAAATACTTCAATTCTACTTGCCACCTGTATTTTTCTgtgatattaaataaaattattcagTATAAAATTTGTTATTACTTGTGATTTTCGAATCATTTAAATCGGTTAATTTTTAGGCAATCCATCatgttaattaaaaataagtgTGGCTGGAGGTGTTCTGTGTTACAATACTTTCGTAAAGAATGACACTAGAATTGCCAACTAGGTTTTCACGTtttatccccatgccgcatgtttgtcccaggggcgccccagggttggtaatggggcaatgcatagttgagattgaccgtattgtcacaagagaagttcagtatcaattagaagtgaatctgtgtGGAAATGAAGAAGTtcaataaaaggcaattttggacgggtgtggcctatgtgggcggggcgccccagggttggtatgcatagttgagattgaccatattgtcataagaatagttcagtatcaatcaGAAGTGAATcgtatagaaatgaagaagttatagtaaaaggcaatttggggtgggcgtggcctatttgggcggagcgcccctgggttggtaatggggccatgcatagtggAGATTGACctaattgtcataagagaagttcagtatcaattaaaagtgaatcggtgtagaaatgaagaagttatagtaaaaggcaattttgggtgggtgtagcctatgtgggtggggcgcctcagggtttttaatggggccatgcatagttgagattgaccgtattgtcaagcATAGTTGAgaatgaccgtattgtcataagagaatttcagtatcaatttgaagtgaatcggtgtagaaatgaagaaattatagtaaaaggcaattttgggtgggtgtggtctatgtgggcggggcgccccagggttggtaatggggccatgcatagttgagattgaccgtattgtcatttaagaggttcagtatcatttgaattaaatcggtgcagaaatgaagaagataatgtaaaatgacataaaacaagggacaaaattgtcacaaaaccaggttttcattgtgaaaaaaaaatctgataaagggagaaaactcaaactgaacttttgaaatgaacaaacaaaattaaccccctttgtaagtttgtttataaaaaaaaatatatttttagtcgtggcgaccttgacattggagatattgacgcgattctttcgtgcgacacaccgtcccatgatggtgaacaaatgtgccaaatgattttaaaatctcacaatgaatgacatagttatggccaggacaagctcatttatgcccatttttgacctttgaactcaaagtgtgaccttgaccttggagatatcgacgtaattatttcgcgcgacacaccgtccaatgatggtgaacaaatgtgccaaatgattttaaaatcggacaatgaacgacatagttattgcccggacaagcttgttccacccgcccgcccgcattagccaatctaataaccagttttttccttaggaaaacctggttaaaaaatgagtgaaaatctctgacccggccccgccccaacccccttaagttttgacccaggggtcagatcaaaattccgaatagtgcagggtcgcacatatgcttaagctaccatgtgtgtaagtttcaaggttctagtgtaggaggagatagtggccaggacggacagacagacggacagcggagataaccacaatatccccacgcttttcaaaaagcgtgagGATAATAATTCTCTGTTAAGGTTTCAATTCAATAGATGTATGTTCAAACATTTATGAATCTATTTAGAGAAGATAATATGGTGATTACCAGTAACTTGCACAATTACTGGCCAAGGCGGGGAAAAACATGTGACACAGATAACGGGGGTGGTGCCTGTTACCTAAATAACTATAACACAACAAGGATACCATAAAAGGGGATTCCCAGAAAATGCACTTTGacaatctatatatatatatatatatgtaattgtaAGCTTGaggaagaaaaaataaacaaatttcttAAATGATCAGATTCTGAAAGACCAAAACCTGACGAAATGCCCATGTCCCTGTTATACGGATACATCATATAACGTTGCATCAAAATTGGATTATAATGTGCATATATCTGGTGCCCTAACGAGCAATATCGAAGAAAATGTGCATTGAGAAATGAAAGGcaattatttacttaaaaatcATTGGAGCCGTACCTTCCAAATATATATCTGAATCAACCCATTATTGTGTAAGGACGCTGCATTAAGCCACTAGCTTGCACTGTTGTCATGCTGCACAACCAATAACAAGATTTCAAATTTTACTGACAGGCAAATCAGCAACTGTAAAAGTACTTGCTAACACTAGTTTCAGATTCACAAACTGTAATAGATGTCTACAAATTTACAACTGATTGAACAAAATTGTTTTGATGACGAGATATGCCAGTCACAAAGCTGGGAATGGTTCAACAGCCCGAGCTTGTAGAAACATCCATACACTTCTGATCGTGGTTGAAAGTTAAAATGTTAAGGATAGATTGGTGGTTTTTAATGAATAATGAGCATTAGTGGTCTCTTCATTAAGATAAGCTTCActattctaataataaatgtgaCACAAATAGATGGACTTTTTCCCCCATCATTATGTACTAAGTTATCTGCTTTCTTATATTACAAAATTTTGTGTTGAATTCATGCATTCTTCGGTGCCCCATTTACCTAATAATTCTTCCactacaaacaagagggccacgatggccctgtatcgctccactactgaaaaaaggctgaaacaaaaattctctgcatgtgcaaatacttaaatataggccctatttaagcacatgtacacttttgtgaccccctgggcttggttaaatttaaccccaggggcataatttgagcaaactttgaagaggactactatatctcacttcatgtacatacaaaatatggtagccctaggtcctagagttaaggacaagaatatttttaaagttttctcaaaataagcaatatataagcgtatataatgttcaattttgtgacccgcgggacagggtcaaatttgacccaaagggcataatttgaacaaacttggtagaggactataagatgttactgcataccaaatttggtagccgtagtctgaatggttttcgacaagaagattttttaaagatttcacaaaataggcgctttataagcgtttattcaattttgtgacccccagggcagggtcaaagatgaccccagaggcattatttgaacaaatttggtaaaggtttattagatgtcactacataccaaatttggtagccttaggcccaaGGGTTATGGgcagaagattttttaaagttttcacaaaataggccccatataagcgcatgttcagttttgtgaccccccgggcagggtcaaatttgacccaaggggcataatttgaacaaacttggaagagaaccattagatgtcactacatacgaaatttggtagccctatgccttatggttaaggacaatagatttttaaagttttcacaaaataggcactatataagcatataatcgattttgtggcccccagggcagggtcaaatttgactcctggggcataatttgagtggaggactatacaatgtcactacataccaaattgtgtagccctaggcctaatggttatggacaagatttttttaaagttttcacaaaataggcattatataagcatatgttcaattttgtgacccccgggcaggttcaaatttgaccccagggataaaatttgaacaaatttggtagaagactataagatgtcactacataccaaatttaatagccctaagctggatggttatggacaagagaatttttgaagttttaacaaaataggccttatataagcatatgttcaattttgtgatcccccggggcagggtcaaatttatccccaggggcatattttgaacaaacttggtagagaactataagatgttactacatatcaaatttggtagccctaggcccaatgtttatggataagaagattttttaagttttcacaaaataggccttatataagcgtatgttcaatattgtgacccccagggcagggtcaaatttaccccaggggcataatttgaacaaacttggtagaggactataagatgtcactacataccaaatttggtagccctagacccaatggttatggacaaaaagattttaaagttttcacaaaataagccctttataggcatatattcaattttgtgacccccatggcagtttcaaattttaccccaggggcatgtaTGAACATGCTACgaagagaactattagatgtcactacttACCAAA
Encoded proteins:
- the LOC127871762 gene encoding dynein axonemal light chain 1-like isoform X2; its protein translation is MAKATTIKEAITKFEEHDKCKANESKKVMLLGLIPPIEKMDASLSTLVNCEHLSLSTNIIEKIANLNGLKNLKVLSLARNNIKSLTGLEAVGDTLEELWISYNNIEKLKGINVLKKLKVLYIRVNNVKDMSEFSKLVDLPNMKELGFVGNPLADSLMESGQEVYTETITKKLPKLKRLDGFTVIRQDEEEEEA
- the LOC127871762 gene encoding dynein axonemal light chain 1-like isoform X1; the encoded protein is MLFRTLNILPQEAAILKFEAKATTIKEAITKFEEHDKCKANESKKVMLLGLIPPIEKMDASLSTLVNCEHLSLSTNIIEKIANLNGLKNLKVLSLARNNIKSLTGLEAVGDTLEELWISYNNIEKLKGINVLKKLKVLYIRVNNVKDMSEFSKLVDLPNMKELGFVGNPLADSLMESGQEVYTETITKKLPKLKRLDGFTVIRQDEEEEEA